In Halopelagius longus, the following proteins share a genomic window:
- a CDS encoding class I SAM-dependent methyltransferase → MEPDDNRRGWAERSGDFSPEYYAQIGPNEVSETLLAVFEHYVDDDADVLEVGCSSGRHLAHLRENGYENLTGIDINDESFDVMAEYFPKLAETGTFYTGALEDVLPEFDDDEFDVVYSVETLQHVHPDEEWVFEELIRVTSDLLITAENEGNSPHRGREGAEVSYVNDEFPLFHRNWKRVFSELGLAQLLSEPGKRDTVRVFRVL, encoded by the coding sequence GTGGAACCGGACGACAACCGTCGCGGGTGGGCCGAACGCTCCGGAGACTTCTCTCCGGAGTACTACGCGCAGATCGGACCGAACGAAGTCAGCGAGACGCTCCTCGCAGTATTCGAACACTACGTGGACGACGACGCCGACGTCCTCGAAGTCGGCTGCAGTTCCGGTCGCCACCTCGCGCACCTCCGAGAGAACGGGTACGAGAACCTGACCGGCATCGACATCAACGACGAATCGTTCGACGTGATGGCGGAGTACTTCCCGAAACTCGCCGAGACGGGGACGTTCTACACGGGCGCACTCGAGGACGTCCTCCCCGAGTTCGACGACGACGAGTTCGACGTCGTCTACTCGGTGGAGACGCTCCAACACGTCCACCCCGACGAGGAGTGGGTGTTCGAGGAACTCATCCGCGTCACCTCGGACCTGCTGATCACCGCCGAGAACGAGGGCAACAGCCCCCACCGCGGACGCGAGGGCGCGGAAGTGAGTTACGTCAACGACGAGTTTCCGCTGTTCCATCGAAACTGGAAACGCGTCTTCTCGGAGTTGGGACTGGCGCAGTTGCTGTCCGAACCGGGCAAGCGGGATACGGTTCGGGTGTTTCGGGTTCTGTGA
- a CDS encoding GrpB family protein, producing the protein MDLKDRNVTFESDPYWPERYEDERERLLEVAGDRLLGVFHVGSTAIRDLPGKPALDIVAVYTDEESVQTAAEKLDEREGYERESDSTVVRWEDEYAVFVKLHAQDDQRVRNQLVFREYLRENPDARNEYERIKRTALEEHPEDLETYTKAKSEVVASILERARKEGYEERLPGFV; encoded by the coding sequence ATGGATTTGAAAGACCGCAACGTCACGTTCGAATCCGACCCGTATTGGCCAGAGAGATACGAAGACGAGCGCGAACGGCTGCTGGAAGTTGCGGGCGACCGACTTCTCGGTGTTTTCCACGTCGGAAGTACCGCAATCCGCGATCTGCCGGGGAAGCCAGCACTGGACATCGTCGCGGTGTACACCGACGAAGAATCCGTGCAGACGGCCGCAGAGAAACTCGACGAAAGGGAGGGGTACGAGCGGGAATCTGACTCCACAGTCGTCCGATGGGAGGACGAGTACGCAGTCTTCGTGAAACTGCACGCGCAAGACGACCAGCGGGTGCGTAACCAACTCGTGTTTCGGGAGTATCTCCGCGAGAACCCCGATGCGCGGAACGAATACGAGCGTATCAAACGGACGGCTCTGGAGGAACATCCGGAGGACTTAGAGACGTACACGAAAGCCAAATCGGAGGTGGTCGCTTCGATACTGGAACGAGCGCGTAAAGAGGGGTACGAGGAGCGCCTCCCAGGGTTCGTATGA
- a CDS encoding 30S ribosomal protein S15 — MARMHTRRRGSSSSDKPVADEPPEWSDVDADDVEARIVELAEQGYDPSQIGLKLRDEGVKGTPVPSVKLATGKKVTEILEENDAAPELPEDLRNLMERAIGLRRHMEENPQDMQNKRALQNTESKIRRLVNYYRGDELDEDFTYSYDVAVRLLED; from the coding sequence ATGGCACGAATGCACACCCGCCGCCGTGGCTCGTCCAGCTCGGACAAGCCGGTGGCAGACGAACCCCCGGAGTGGAGCGACGTCGATGCGGACGACGTCGAAGCGCGCATCGTCGAACTCGCGGAACAGGGCTACGACCCCAGTCAGATCGGTCTGAAGCTCCGCGACGAAGGCGTCAAAGGCACTCCCGTCCCCAGCGTCAAGCTGGCGACCGGAAAGAAGGTCACCGAGATTCTCGAGGAGAACGACGCCGCGCCCGAGCTTCCGGAAGACCTCCGGAACCTGATGGAGCGCGCAATCGGTCTCCGACGACACATGGAGGAGAACCCCCAGGACATGCAGAACAAGCGGGCCCTCCAGAACACCGAGTCGAAGATTCGCCGCCTCGTCAACTACTACCGAGGCGACGAGCTCGACGAGGACTTCACCTACAGCTACGACGTCGCCGTCCGCCTCCTCGAAGACTAA
- a CDS encoding KEOPS complex subunit Pcc1 → MTRENRTVHDSETPGTVESRTARLRTTHEAADAVAESLRPDNTDSIRMVVEGETLTTTVERETTGGLQSTVDDAVVNLTVADAVIDTARNYKS, encoded by the coding sequence GTGACGCGCGAGAATCGAACCGTACACGACAGCGAAACGCCCGGGACCGTCGAGTCCCGGACGGCCCGCCTCCGGACGACGCACGAGGCCGCCGACGCGGTGGCCGAATCGCTCCGTCCGGACAACACCGACTCCATCCGGATGGTCGTCGAGGGCGAGACCCTCACGACGACCGTCGAACGGGAGACGACGGGCGGGTTGCAGTCCACGGTGGACGACGCCGTGGTCAACCTGACGGTGGCAGACGCCGTCATCGACACAGCACGCAACTACAAATCATGA
- a CDS encoding 30S ribosomal protein S3ae, with protein MSERSVSKQKRGKRWYTLIAPEQFDRQEIGSTMADEPEKVYGRTVEVTLGELTGDQGANNTKLTFKVNDVSSDAAYTEFVQHELTRDYLRSLVRRGASKVSANITILTTDDYRVQVQPVAFTTKKADRSQEQAIRRVMIDLVEESAEERTFAELVDSIVEGRLSSAIYGEAKTIYPLRRVEVQKLSLEARPEEVAAEEEAAVDVDEEDIAVDEA; from the coding sequence ATGAGCGAACGATCAGTCTCGAAGCAGAAGCGCGGGAAGCGATGGTACACCCTCATCGCTCCGGAGCAGTTCGACCGGCAGGAAATCGGCTCCACGATGGCCGACGAGCCGGAGAAGGTGTACGGACGCACCGTCGAGGTCACCCTCGGCGAACTCACCGGAGACCAGGGTGCGAACAACACGAAGCTCACCTTCAAGGTGAACGACGTGTCCAGCGACGCGGCGTACACGGAGTTCGTCCAGCACGAACTCACGCGGGACTACCTCCGTAGTCTCGTCCGCCGCGGCGCGTCGAAAGTGTCGGCGAACATCACGATTCTGACGACGGACGACTACCGCGTCCAAGTCCAGCCCGTGGCGTTCACGACGAAGAAGGCCGACCGCTCCCAAGAGCAGGCCATCCGCCGGGTCATGATCGACCTCGTGGAGGAGTCCGCAGAGGAGCGTACCTTCGCGGAACTCGTCGACAGCATCGTCGAGGGCCGCCTCTCCTCGGCCATCTACGGCGAGGCCAAGACCATCTACCCGCTCCGCCGGGTCGAGGTCCAGAAGCTCTCCCTCGAAGCGCGTCCCGAAGAGGTCGCCGCCGAGGAGGAGGCCGCCGTGGACGTCGACGAGGAAGACATCGCCGTCGACGAAGCCTAA
- a CDS encoding cupredoxin domain-containing protein has protein sequence MNGLSRRRFLVGVGAVGVSGLAGCSGVSGSGSDSGSDDYDVGMTAVAFTPAEITVSVGEEVVWRNTSSRGHTVTAYEDSIPEEAEYFASGDYENEQTARTEFRNGVNGIIESGSSYSHTFEVPGTYEYVCIPHEQSGMIGTVVVEE, from the coding sequence ATGAACGGTCTGTCGCGCCGGAGATTTCTCGTCGGCGTCGGTGCGGTCGGAGTCAGCGGTCTCGCCGGGTGTTCGGGCGTCTCCGGGTCCGGGTCGGACTCCGGGTCCGACGACTACGACGTGGGGATGACCGCCGTCGCGTTCACCCCGGCGGAGATAACGGTGTCCGTCGGCGAGGAGGTCGTCTGGCGGAACACGAGCTCTCGGGGCCACACCGTCACCGCCTACGAGGACTCGATTCCCGAGGAGGCCGAGTACTTCGCAAGCGGCGACTACGAAAACGAACAGACGGCGCGAACGGAGTTCAGAAACGGCGTCAACGGCATCATCGAGAGCGGTAGCTCGTACTCGCACACCTTCGAGGTGCCCGGTACCTACGAGTACGTCTGCATCCCGCACGAACAGTCGGGGATGATCGGTACCGTCGTCGTCGAGGAGTAG
- a CDS encoding protein sorting system archaetidylserine synthase (This PssA-like phosphatidyltransferase, along with a PssD-like decarboxylase, is required in Haloarchaea for the archaeosortase ArtA to replace the PGF-CTERM sorting signal with a C-terminal lipid anchor.), with translation MMPRFVGKLGLADAVTVSNAGLGFLATVAAMVDISLAARLILLAAIADALDGVIARRRGGTVVGEYLDALADVASFGVAPAFLVATVVLEMRWAGDVGLAVGLAGAAGFVAMAVVRLGLYTAYDSDLAETKGVQTTLAATILSAGVLAGFAEPVVLVPLVYLLAALMVTTIIYPDLHAQDAIIMGVVQALAVLLTGEPGEVFAFGLLFLALAYLFFGPVFYWRRD, from the coding sequence ATGATGCCTCGGTTCGTCGGCAAACTGGGACTCGCCGACGCAGTAACCGTCTCGAACGCCGGCCTCGGATTTCTGGCCACCGTGGCCGCGATGGTCGATATCTCCTTGGCCGCGCGACTCATCCTGTTGGCCGCCATCGCCGACGCCTTAGACGGCGTCATCGCCCGCCGCCGCGGCGGAACGGTCGTCGGCGAGTACCTCGACGCGTTGGCCGACGTGGCGTCGTTCGGCGTCGCGCCCGCGTTCCTCGTCGCCACCGTCGTCTTGGAGATGCGGTGGGCGGGCGACGTCGGACTCGCCGTCGGCCTCGCGGGGGCGGCGGGGTTCGTCGCCATGGCCGTCGTCAGACTCGGTCTCTACACCGCCTACGACAGTGACCTCGCGGAGACGAAGGGCGTCCAGACGACGCTGGCGGCGACGATTCTCTCGGCGGGCGTCCTCGCGGGCTTTGCGGAACCGGTCGTGCTCGTCCCCCTCGTCTACCTGCTCGCCGCCCTGATGGTGACGACGATAATCTACCCCGACCTGCACGCCCAAGACGCGATTATCATGGGCGTCGTGCAGGCGTTGGCGGTGCTTCTGACCGGCGAACCCGGGGAGGTGTTCGCGTTCGGACTGCTGTTCTTGGCGCTGGCGTACCTGTTCTTCGGGCCGGTGTTCTACTGGCGGCGCGACTGA
- a CDS encoding DUF7111 family protein: MSEREATANGITGRYYETDAERVLEFVGERGTAAVAQNIEGYAMLKVRPTPDGDELERYYGFDMALDHAAELLGVSPSDLPVPDPAADMGM, from the coding sequence ATGAGCGAACGCGAGGCGACGGCGAACGGTATCACCGGCCGCTACTACGAGACGGACGCCGAACGCGTCTTGGAGTTCGTCGGCGAACGCGGGACGGCGGCGGTGGCGCAGAACATCGAAGGCTACGCCATGCTGAAGGTGCGCCCGACGCCCGACGGCGACGAACTCGAACGTTACTACGGGTTCGACATGGCACTCGACCACGCCGCCGAACTGCTCGGCGTCTCGCCGTCGGACCTGCCCGTCCCCGACCCCGCCGCCGACATGGGGATGTGA
- a CDS encoding DNA-binding protein gives MWFQSGRRRDLCAILYDAGELRGQQLKRRVEAHYDTRLDPQSFYGTLDALVSKGHLSRRTEDIHEVYGLTERGEEGVESYYEWLTERVEAGRTAQADESDGSERSDEGEESDEAGEEARPTE, from the coding sequence ATGTGGTTCCAGAGCGGTCGTCGCCGCGACCTCTGCGCTATCCTCTACGACGCGGGCGAACTCCGCGGACAGCAGTTGAAGCGACGGGTCGAGGCGCACTACGACACCCGACTCGACCCCCAATCGTTCTACGGGACGCTCGACGCCCTCGTCTCGAAGGGCCACCTCTCTCGTCGGACGGAGGACATCCACGAGGTGTACGGCCTCACCGAACGCGGCGAGGAAGGCGTCGAGTCGTACTACGAGTGGCTGACAGAACGGGTCGAGGCGGGTCGGACGGCGCAAGCGGACGAGTCGGACGGGTCCGAGAGGTCGGACGAGGGTGAGGAGTCGGACGAGGCGGGCGAGGAGGCGCGCCCGACGGAGTAA
- a CDS encoding acyl-CoA dehydrogenase family protein produces MDFALSPEQRQIRDVVSEFVDREVRPRAAEIDETDEYPADLISEMADLDLMGMPFPEEYGGAGLDYHSYAIGLEEISRGSGGLGTIVAAHTSLAGNMLYEFGDDDQRERFLTPLNAGEDLGAFALSEPQAGSDVPAMDTMATREGDEYVLDGGKLWTSNGSEADTVVVFAKTNPDAGRKGISSFVVRPEEDDGFVVEGTEHKLGDKGCPTAELRFDEMAIPADRRLGEEGEGFLQALKTLNGGRITIAARSVGIARAALDDAAAYAEDREQFGEPIGEIQAVKHKLADMDTKVQAAKLLMHRAADLKMRGESYVKEAAQAKLYASEVSREVANEAIQIHGGYGYTTDFPVERYYRDAKLNEIYEGTSEVLRNTIGDRVRSER; encoded by the coding sequence ATGGACTTCGCGCTCTCCCCCGAACAGCGACAGATACGAGACGTGGTCTCGGAGTTCGTCGACAGGGAGGTTCGGCCGCGGGCCGCCGAGATAGACGAGACGGACGAGTACCCCGCCGACCTGATTTCGGAGATGGCCGACCTCGACCTGATGGGGATGCCGTTCCCGGAGGAGTACGGCGGCGCGGGACTCGACTACCACTCCTACGCCATCGGCCTCGAAGAGATAAGCCGCGGGAGCGGCGGACTCGGCACCATCGTCGCCGCCCACACCTCCCTCGCCGGGAACATGCTGTACGAGTTCGGCGACGACGACCAGAGAGAGCGGTTTCTGACGCCGCTGAACGCGGGCGAGGACCTCGGCGCGTTCGCCCTCTCGGAACCGCAGGCGGGGAGCGACGTGCCGGCGATGGACACGATGGCGACCAGAGAGGGAGACGAGTACGTCCTCGACGGCGGGAAACTGTGGACCTCCAACGGGTCGGAGGCGGACACCGTCGTCGTCTTCGCGAAGACGAACCCCGACGCCGGGCGGAAGGGCATCTCCTCGTTCGTCGTCCGCCCCGAGGAGGACGACGGCTTCGTCGTCGAGGGGACGGAGCACAAACTCGGCGACAAGGGGTGTCCGACCGCAGAACTGCGGTTCGACGAGATGGCAATTCCCGCGGACCGCCGCCTCGGCGAGGAGGGCGAGGGGTTCCTGCAGGCGTTGAAGACGCTCAACGGCGGCCGAATCACCATCGCCGCGCGGAGCGTCGGCATCGCGCGGGCGGCACTCGACGACGCCGCCGCGTACGCCGAGGACAGAGAGCAGTTCGGCGAACCCATCGGCGAGATACAGGCGGTGAAGCACAAACTCGCCGACATGGACACGAAGGTGCAGGCGGCGAAACTGCTGATGCACAGGGCCGCCGACCTGAAGATGCGCGGCGAGTCGTACGTCAAGGAGGCCGCACAGGCGAAACTGTACGCGAGCGAGGTGAGTCGGGAGGTGGCCAACGAGGCGATTCAGATCCACGGCGGGTACGGCTACACGACGGACTTCCCCGTCGAACGCTACTACCGCGACGCGAAACTGAACGAGATTTACGAGGGGACCAGCGAGGTGCTCCGCAACACCATCGGCGACAGGGTGCGAAGCGAGCGGTGA
- a CDS encoding phytoene/squalene synthase family protein, whose amino-acid sequence MSQQDDRPHVDRSDLEWCHESVQGVSRTFALTVDVLDEPMSSYICIGYLLCRVADTVEDASDVPPDAQADILRAYDAALDPDDEAGVEAFTDAVEPYLPPDEEMNEDWRVVAEAPRVVRTFEALPADVRDAVRPPVRELVQGMVMFVERYADEGGLRIKSAEELEEYCYYAAGTVGNLITNLVTRHDLTAERRSRLYDTAEEFGLLLQLVNISKDVHDDYTAENNVYLPEEWLAEEGVSQEEILAEENESAVSSVVRRTAEHAASFLDDAQTYLETVPLRNGNTLAAWAIPFLLSVGTLRELLANPEDAVSAKGVKVSRKEVFAVVAAMTGGPVERDALADLRTEIFSRPYHRTASTAD is encoded by the coding sequence ATGTCTCAGCAGGATGACCGCCCCCACGTCGACCGGTCCGACCTCGAGTGGTGCCACGAGTCGGTTCAAGGGGTCTCTCGCACCTTCGCGCTGACGGTGGACGTTCTCGACGAGCCGATGTCTTCGTACATCTGTATCGGGTATCTCCTCTGCCGCGTCGCGGACACGGTAGAGGACGCATCGGACGTGCCACCGGACGCGCAGGCGGATATCCTGCGGGCGTACGACGCGGCGTTGGACCCCGACGACGAGGCGGGCGTCGAGGCGTTCACGGACGCCGTCGAACCGTACCTCCCGCCCGACGAGGAGATGAACGAGGACTGGCGAGTCGTCGCGGAGGCCCCCCGAGTCGTCCGCACGTTCGAGGCGCTTCCGGCGGACGTCCGCGATGCGGTTCGACCCCCGGTCCGAGAACTCGTTCAGGGGATGGTGATGTTCGTCGAACGCTACGCCGACGAGGGCGGCCTGCGAATCAAGTCCGCCGAGGAACTGGAGGAGTACTGTTACTACGCCGCCGGCACCGTCGGCAACCTCATCACCAACCTCGTCACGCGCCACGACCTGACCGCAGAGCGCCGGTCGCGCCTGTACGACACCGCCGAGGAGTTCGGTCTCCTCCTGCAGCTGGTGAACATCTCCAAGGACGTCCACGACGACTACACCGCCGAGAACAACGTCTACCTCCCCGAGGAGTGGTTGGCCGAGGAGGGCGTCTCCCAAGAGGAGATACTCGCCGAAGAGAACGAGAGCGCCGTCTCCTCGGTGGTCCGCCGGACAGCCGAACACGCCGCGTCGTTCCTCGACGACGCGCAGACGTACTTGGAGACGGTTCCGCTCCGAAACGGTAACACGCTGGCCGCGTGGGCGATTCCGTTCCTGCTTTCGGTCGGGACGCTCCGCGAACTGCTCGCGAACCCGGAGGACGCCGTCTCCGCGAAGGGCGTGAAGGTGTCCCGAAAGGAGGTGTTCGCCGTCGTCGCCGCGATGACCGGCGGCCCCGTCGAACGCGACGCCCTCGCCGACCTGCGGACGGAAATCTTCTCCCGCCCGTACCACCGGACGGCGTCCACCGCCGACTGA
- a CDS encoding cytochrome c oxidase subunit 3 encodes MGTEETHDDHGHHLPAVEDWPRGFGEASWWPFVTAVGGAGIYVAAALYILGRGENAIVGPVVGPAVFVGSVALFLAGIYGWLYHAFVSHFWSRTASEKGESKLRWGMLAFLGSELGTFGALFGYYFYIRAGAWPPQELPHLLGSLVLVNTALLIASSLTLHWAHVGIRQNNRKKFVGGLAVTLLLGLIFIGGQVYEYYEFIVHSDFSLTTGIFGTAFYGLTGLHGLHVSLGAVILGIVFVRALMGQYSAERHVSVSTASMYWHFVDVVWIFLVVVLYAGAEIGA; translated from the coding sequence ATGGGTACCGAAGAAACACACGACGACCACGGCCACCACTTACCGGCCGTCGAGGACTGGCCTCGCGGCTTCGGAGAGGCCAGTTGGTGGCCCTTCGTCACCGCGGTGGGCGGCGCAGGCATCTACGTGGCCGCCGCACTCTACATCCTCGGGCGCGGCGAGAACGCAATCGTCGGCCCCGTAGTGGGTCCGGCGGTGTTCGTCGGCAGCGTCGCGCTGTTCCTCGCGGGGATATACGGGTGGCTCTACCACGCGTTCGTGAGCCACTTCTGGTCGCGTACCGCCAGCGAGAAAGGCGAGAGCAAACTGAGGTGGGGCATGCTTGCCTTCCTCGGGTCCGAACTCGGCACGTTCGGCGCGCTGTTCGGATACTACTTCTACATCCGGGCCGGCGCGTGGCCCCCGCAGGAGCTACCGCACCTCCTCGGGTCGCTCGTCCTCGTGAACACGGCGCTCCTCATCGCCTCGTCGCTCACGCTCCACTGGGCGCACGTCGGCATCCGCCAGAACAACCGCAAGAAGTTCGTCGGCGGACTCGCCGTCACCCTGCTTCTCGGCCTCATCTTCATCGGCGGGCAGGTGTACGAGTACTACGAGTTCATCGTCCACTCGGACTTCTCGCTCACCACCGGCATCTTCGGCACCGCGTTCTACGGCCTCACGGGCCTCCACGGCCTCCACGTGAGTCTGGGGGCGGTCATCCTCGGCATCGTCTTCGTCCGCGCGCTGATGGGTCAGTACTCCGCCGAACGGCACGTCTCCGTCAGCACGGCGTCGATGTACTGGCACTTCGTGGACGTCGTCTGGATCTTCCTCGTCGTCGTCCTGTACGCCGGCGCGGAGATCGGAGCCTGA
- a CDS encoding DUF998 domain-containing protein: protein MIRLSARSRRVARALGAFGSLVALGGVTLATVLSPTFSWPASALSDLGVRPPTALLFNASLAIGGAVALGYALALRRHSGVVAACYAVAVASMGLVGVFPAGTALHFPVAASFFVSLTATMVADGLARRGTRTGKLALALSAAHVVSWALWLRGVRFGPGLAVPEYVGAVAFAAWVVALSPPAPLSPANADAPSQV, encoded by the coding sequence GTGATACGACTCTCCGCCCGTTCTCGCCGCGTCGCGCGCGCCCTCGGAGCGTTCGGTTCGCTCGTCGCGCTCGGGGGCGTGACGCTCGCGACGGTCCTCTCGCCGACGTTCTCGTGGCCCGCGAGCGCGCTCTCGGATCTGGGCGTCCGACCGCCGACCGCGCTCCTGTTCAACGCCAGTCTCGCAATCGGCGGTGCGGTCGCACTCGGATACGCCCTCGCCCTCCGACGGCACTCCGGCGTCGTCGCCGCCTGCTACGCCGTCGCCGTCGCGTCGATGGGGCTCGTCGGCGTCTTCCCCGCCGGCACGGCGCTTCACTTCCCCGTCGCCGCCTCCTTCTTCGTCTCGCTGACGGCGACGATGGTCGCCGACGGACTCGCCCGACGGGGGACACGGACCGGGAAACTCGCGCTGGCGCTCTCGGCGGCGCACGTCGTCTCGTGGGCGCTTTGGCTCCGCGGCGTGCGGTTCGGTCCGGGGCTGGCCGTCCCGGAGTACGTGGGCGCAGTCGCGTTCGCGGCGTGGGTGGTCGCCCTCTCGCCGCCCGCACCGCTCTCTCCCGCGAACGCCGACGCGCCGTCTCAGGTGTAG
- a CDS encoding potassium channel family protein, with product MPNGLESRIPDARRRFVLFAIGSAVLMLAYAAVYQWAMGTFEGVPISYVQALQVVVETFSTTGYGEQAGLWSTTPMLGLMIVMQMTGVAVIFLTLPLFLVPLVEDALRTSPPSSIDRSDHVIVCTFTPRGDVLVDELDSMDVPYVVVEEDRERAEELHAEGYDVIHGDPETVEALENASAEDAVALVADDDDETNASIILSAKQVAPDLRVVSIIEESDAADYHEYAGADSVISPRRLVGESLARKAATPLSTSVSDAVEIGDDFEIAEVLVKRGSELEGETIAESAIGRRTGVNIIGAWFRGEFVSPPAPTDVIDEHTILLVAGRESQLEEVKRLTRSQTRRHRHGKVVVAGYGEVGTTVADSLGGAGVPSVVLDVVEMPGVDVVGDVRDEQTLRAADIEEAQSVVLALDTDTKAVFATLVIKHLSPETEVIARANESENVAKLYRAGAEYVLALSTVSGRILASNLTEETVIAPESQVELVRTRAPDIAGKSLAEADVRARTNCTVVAVERDGELITEVGPDLVVRSDDTLVVAGTDSDINSFYERYT from the coding sequence ATGCCAAACGGGTTGGAGTCGAGGATTCCCGACGCCCGCCGCCGGTTCGTGCTGTTCGCGATCGGCTCCGCGGTGTTGATGCTGGCCTACGCGGCGGTGTACCAGTGGGCGATGGGAACCTTCGAGGGGGTGCCCATCTCGTACGTGCAGGCGCTTCAGGTCGTCGTCGAGACGTTCTCCACCACTGGCTACGGCGAACAAGCGGGGCTGTGGTCCACGACGCCGATGCTGGGTCTGATGATTGTCATGCAGATGACCGGCGTGGCGGTCATCTTCCTCACCCTTCCGCTCTTCTTGGTCCCCCTCGTCGAGGACGCGCTTCGAACGTCGCCGCCGTCCTCCATCGACCGCTCCGACCACGTCATCGTCTGCACGTTCACCCCCCGCGGCGACGTTCTCGTCGACGAACTCGACTCGATGGACGTCCCGTACGTCGTCGTCGAGGAGGACCGCGAACGGGCCGAAGAGTTGCACGCCGAGGGGTACGACGTGATTCACGGCGACCCCGAAACCGTCGAGGCGTTGGAGAACGCCAGCGCCGAGGACGCCGTCGCACTCGTCGCCGACGACGACGACGAGACGAACGCGAGCATCATCCTCTCGGCGAAGCAAGTCGCGCCGGACCTCCGCGTCGTCAGCATCATCGAGGAGAGCGACGCCGCCGACTACCACGAGTACGCCGGCGCCGACAGCGTCATCTCGCCCCGCCGACTCGTCGGAGAGAGTCTCGCGCGGAAGGCGGCGACGCCCCTCTCGACGTCGGTGAGCGACGCCGTCGAAATCGGCGACGACTTCGAGATAGCCGAGGTGTTGGTCAAGCGCGGGAGCGAACTCGAAGGCGAGACTATCGCCGAGAGCGCCATCGGCCGGCGCACCGGCGTGAACATCATCGGCGCGTGGTTCAGAGGCGAGTTCGTCAGTCCGCCCGCGCCGACGGACGTCATCGACGAGCACACCATCCTCCTCGTGGCGGGGCGAGAGTCCCAACTGGAGGAGGTGAAGCGACTCACCCGGTCGCAGACGCGCAGACACAGACACGGGAAAGTCGTCGTCGCCGGGTACGGCGAGGTGGGGACGACGGTGGCCGACTCCCTCGGGGGCGCGGGCGTCCCGAGCGTCGTCCTCGACGTGGTGGAGATGCCCGGCGTGGACGTCGTCGGCGACGTGCGGGACGAACAGACCCTCCGGGCGGCGGACATCGAGGAGGCCCAGAGCGTCGTTCTCGCCCTCGACACCGACACGAAGGCCGTCTTCGCGACGCTCGTGATAAAGCACCTCTCGCCGGAGACGGAGGTCATCGCCCGCGCGAACGAGAGCGAGAACGTGGCGAAACTCTACCGCGCGGGCGCGGAGTACGTCCTCGCCCTCTCGACGGTGAGCGGTCGCATCCTCGCTTCGAACCTCACCGAGGAGACGGTCATCGCGCCCGAGTCGCAGGTGGAACTCGTCCGGACGAGAGCGCCGGACATCGCCGGCAAATCGCTCGCCGAGGCGGACGTGCGCGCCCGGACGAACTGCACCGTCGTCGCCGTCGAACGGGACGGCGAGCTCATCACCGAGGTGGGCCCGGACCTCGTCGTCCGGTCGGACGACACGCTGGTCGTCGCCGGGACGGACTCGGACATCAACTCGTTCTACGAGCGCTACACCTGA